One window from the genome of Thermoleophilaceae bacterium encodes:
- a CDS encoding aldose 1-epimerase produces the protein MNDRAHTVSDATVDGFPVVVLGSPGDSLEAAFAPGVGMVGCSLRHRGEELLGQRGGLAAYAERGSSFGIPLLHPWANRLGEPRYRAPRSADVVELDFERMPLRQDEHGLPIHGVLAASPHWEVVGAEPADGSARLEARLDFGANPELLAAFPFPHELRIAAELAGTALTITTELTATGVVPVPVSFGWHPYLTLPGAPRAAWLVELAARHRALLDRHGIPTGETEPAPFTIGPLGDRAFDDLFPELSEPARFTASGGGRRIAVELVSGYPVAQVYSPADADFVCFEPMTAPTNALVTGDALPLVEPGATFAAVFRVAVEDLPDEGER, from the coding sequence ATGAACGACCGCGCCCATACCGTGTCCGACGCGACCGTCGACGGCTTTCCCGTCGTGGTGCTGGGCTCCCCCGGCGACTCGCTGGAGGCGGCGTTCGCCCCGGGGGTGGGGATGGTGGGCTGCTCGCTGCGTCATCGCGGCGAGGAGCTGCTGGGCCAGCGTGGCGGACTCGCCGCCTACGCGGAGCGCGGCTCCAGCTTCGGCATCCCCCTGCTGCATCCGTGGGCCAACCGGCTCGGCGAGCCGCGCTACCGCGCCCCGCGCTCGGCGGACGTCGTGGAGCTCGACTTCGAGCGGATGCCGCTGCGGCAGGACGAGCACGGGCTGCCGATCCACGGCGTGCTCGCCGCGTCGCCCCATTGGGAGGTGGTCGGAGCCGAGCCGGCCGACGGCTCCGCTCGGCTCGAGGCGCGGCTGGACTTCGGCGCGAATCCCGAGCTGCTGGCCGCCTTCCCGTTCCCGCACGAGCTGCGGATCGCGGCCGAGCTGGCAGGCACCGCGCTGACGATCACGACGGAGCTGACGGCGACCGGCGTGGTGCCGGTGCCCGTTTCGTTCGGCTGGCACCCGTACCTGACCCTCCCCGGCGCGCCGCGCGCCGCGTGGTTGGTGGAGCTAGCCGCGCGGCACCGCGCGCTGCTGGACAGGCACGGCATCCCGACCGGTGAGACCGAGCCGGCGCCTTTCACGATCGGCCCGCTCGGCGACCGCGCCTTCGACGACCTCTTTCCCGAGCTGTCCGAGCCCGCGCGGTTCACGGCCTCGGGCGGCGGGCGGCGGATCGCGGTGGAGCTCGTGTCCGGCTATCCGGTGGCCCAGGTCTACTCGCCCGCCGATGCGGACTTCGTGTGCTTCGAGCCGATGACGGCGCCCACCAATGCGCTCGTGACGGGCGATGCACTGCCGCTGGTAGAGCCGGGCGCAACGTTCGCGGCCGTCTTTCGCGTCGCCGTGGAGGACCTGCCCGACGAAGGAGAGCGATGA
- a CDS encoding diguanylate cyclase has protein sequence MRSHRPKLASPAVARLATVGLGAVLVFLGGFGFWTARHSARAAEDVQLSRSAGSAYMALQGAIDLQRLLEDEYGRELSSSPDLDAIEAGLDRAFARVRIAAARVSERGDAADRTLAARLIAEQDRYHVDVDTLLAEIRRGGASSFRSTEARPAVERVVAAQQKMLALQREVIERTERHRGQTTRDLAGLETRLERAVMLTLGALVVGLLLFVLFAVLLKAYRSRVHEADRQELERLSEAALTDPLTGIRNHRAFQEDLARELRRRTRDGSALSLVLLDLDGLKPINDRLGHQRGDELLKALAGCLAESVRGSDTAYRVGGDEFALILSSEDIPGALSAVERLQATLADVPHEPRPRVSAGIAGTIEPVGRDELVRRADVALYDAKHSHRQVAVYAGETAEEDQRQLRDGDRHLQTLARSLALAVDAKDSATRSHCETVAEVAMLVAAELGLEPQRAARIRRAGLLHDVGKIGVADSILSKPSALTGDEFEVMKSHSALGHGILMAAGLREEARWVLHHHERVDGRGYPAGLRGDEVPLESRILLVVDAYEAMTGDRPYRLGCDEAVALAELDRHAGTQFDPECVAALRRVLKAKPAAADHETEEPASANAA, from the coding sequence ATGCGCAGCCACCGCCCCAAGCTCGCAAGCCCGGCAGTCGCACGACTCGCGACCGTCGGCCTCGGCGCCGTGCTCGTCTTCCTGGGCGGCTTCGGGTTCTGGACCGCGAGGCACAGCGCGCGCGCGGCCGAGGACGTGCAGCTCTCGCGCAGCGCCGGCTCCGCATACATGGCGCTTCAGGGCGCGATCGACCTGCAGCGGCTGCTGGAGGACGAGTACGGCCGGGAGCTCAGCAGCTCTCCGGACCTGGATGCGATCGAAGCGGGGCTCGACCGGGCCTTCGCGCGCGTGCGCATCGCCGCCGCGCGCGTCAGCGAGCGGGGAGACGCCGCGGATCGAACGCTCGCCGCCCGGCTCATCGCCGAGCAGGACCGTTACCACGTGGACGTGGACACGCTCCTGGCAGAGATCCGGCGCGGAGGCGCGAGCTCGTTCCGCAGCACCGAGGCCCGCCCAGCCGTGGAGCGGGTCGTGGCAGCCCAGCAGAAGATGCTCGCGCTCCAGCGCGAGGTGATCGAGCGGACCGAGCGCCACCGCGGACAGACCACCCGGGACCTCGCCGGGCTCGAGACCAGGCTGGAGCGGGCGGTGATGCTCACCCTCGGAGCCTTGGTGGTGGGCCTGCTGCTGTTCGTGCTCTTCGCGGTGCTGCTCAAGGCATACCGGTCACGCGTCCACGAAGCCGATCGGCAGGAGCTCGAGCGACTTTCCGAGGCGGCGCTCACCGACCCGCTCACCGGCATCCGCAACCATCGCGCCTTCCAGGAGGACCTCGCCCGGGAGCTGCGGCGCCGGACACGCGACGGATCGGCGCTCTCGCTCGTGCTGCTCGACCTCGACGGGCTCAAGCCGATCAACGACCGTCTGGGCCACCAGCGCGGGGATGAGCTCCTCAAGGCGCTTGCCGGCTGCCTGGCCGAGAGCGTCCGCGGCAGCGACACCGCGTACCGCGTCGGAGGCGACGAGTTCGCGCTGATCCTGAGCAGCGAGGACATACCCGGCGCGCTGAGCGCGGTCGAGCGGCTGCAGGCCACCCTCGCGGATGTGCCGCACGAGCCGCGGCCGCGTGTCAGCGCCGGGATCGCCGGGACGATCGAGCCCGTCGGGCGCGACGAGCTGGTCCGGCGCGCCGACGTCGCGCTCTACGACGCAAAGCACTCCCACCGCCAGGTGGCCGTCTACGCGGGTGAGACCGCCGAGGAGGATCAGCGGCAGCTCCGGGACGGGGACCGCCACCTCCAGACGCTCGCCCGGTCGCTCGCGCTCGCCGTCGACGCGAAGGACTCGGCGACCCGCAGCCACTGCGAGACCGTGGCCGAGGTCGCCATGCTGGTGGCCGCGGAGCTCGGGCTCGAGCCGCAACGGGCGGCCCGGATCCGGCGAGCCGGTCTGCTGCACGACGTGGGCAAGATCGGCGTGGCCGACTCGATCCTGAGTAAGCCGAGCGCGCTGACCGGCGACGAGTTCGAGGTCATGAAGAGCCATTCGGCGCTGGGTCACGGCATCCTGATGGCGGCCGGCCTCCGGGAGGAGGCGCGCTGGGTCCTCCATCACCACGAGCGGGTGGACGGCCGCGGATATCCGGCCGGCCTGCGGGGCGACGAGGTCCCGCTCGAATCGCGGATCCTGCTCGTGGTCGATGCCTACGAGGCGATGACGGGCGACCGTCCCTACCGTCTCGGCTGTGACGAGGCGGTGGCCCTCGCCGAGCTCGACCGCCATGCCGGGACGCAGTTCGACCCCGAGTGCGTGGCCGCTCTGCGCAGGGTCCTGAAGGCGAAGCCGGCGGCCGCCGACCACGAGACCGAAGAGCCCGCGAGCGCCAACGCGGCCTAG
- a CDS encoding helix-turn-helix domain-containing protein, with protein MARPAMWQRTLLAAGRELGVDGLAAIAVGALERELEVLREDPDLLDAARASTVANLALVEQLASGDVSLGELEPPPQAAAFARELARRNVPVGELGRAYRVAQLALWRWTVAEVRRRIEGDEEVSAAIEAVSEAAFATGDVFSTMVMERYAVERDRWARSADAMRSATVHEILAGGPVDAAAAGARLRYELGQEHRAFVVWAGLDGDLPESAAETLGGGRALLVPMGVGVVAGWCPADAVAREPAGAAAVALGTPGSGIEGFRASHHEAMEARRVARLVGRTDQVVRYEDVALLALLTTDLEQARAFAARRLGPLAAGDEAARRLADTLLTVLEEQGSPRRAAQRLGVHENTVGKRLRAVGELLGEDPQRSPAELLAALLILRATRDG; from the coding sequence ATGGCGCGCCCGGCGATGTGGCAGCGGACCCTGCTCGCGGCGGGCCGCGAGCTCGGTGTGGACGGGCTTGCGGCGATCGCGGTGGGCGCGCTCGAGCGGGAGCTCGAGGTGCTGCGTGAGGACCCCGACCTGCTCGACGCCGCCCGCGCGAGCACGGTGGCGAACCTCGCGCTGGTGGAGCAGCTGGCCAGTGGCGACGTCTCGCTCGGGGAGCTCGAGCCTCCTCCGCAGGCGGCGGCGTTCGCGCGCGAGCTGGCCCGCCGCAACGTACCCGTGGGCGAGCTCGGCCGCGCCTATCGGGTGGCGCAGCTCGCGCTGTGGCGCTGGACGGTGGCGGAGGTGCGGCGTCGCATCGAGGGCGACGAAGAGGTGTCCGCGGCGATCGAGGCGGTGTCCGAGGCGGCGTTCGCGACCGGCGACGTGTTCAGCACGATGGTGATGGAGCGCTACGCGGTCGAGCGCGACCGCTGGGCCCGAAGCGCCGATGCGATGCGCTCCGCCACGGTCCACGAGATCCTCGCCGGCGGCCCCGTCGATGCCGCCGCCGCCGGCGCCCGCCTGCGCTACGAGCTCGGGCAGGAGCACCGGGCCTTCGTCGTCTGGGCCGGCCTGGACGGCGACCTGCCCGAGAGCGCGGCGGAGACGCTCGGCGGCGGCCGCGCGCTGCTCGTCCCGATGGGCGTGGGCGTCGTCGCCGGCTGGTGCCCGGCGGACGCGGTCGCGCGGGAGCCGGCGGGCGCCGCTGCCGTGGCGCTCGGCACGCCGGGATCGGGCATCGAGGGATTCCGCGCCAGCCACCACGAGGCCATGGAGGCCCGGCGGGTGGCGCGGCTCGTGGGACGCACGGACCAGGTGGTGCGCTACGAGGACGTTGCCCTGCTCGCGCTGCTCACTACGGACCTCGAGCAGGCCCGCGCCTTCGCCGCCCGCCGCCTCGGCCCGCTTGCCGCCGGCGACGAAGCCGCGCGGCGGCTCGCGGACACGCTGCTCACGGTGCTTGAGGAGCAGGGCAGCCCCCGCCGCGCGGCGCAGCGGCTCGGGGTGCACGAGAACACGGTGGGCAAGCGCCTGCGTGCCGTCGGCGAGCTGCTGGGCGAGGACCCTCAGCGGTCGCCGGCCGAGCTGCTGGCCGCATTGCTCATCCTGCGCGCCACGCGGGACGGCTAG
- the lexA gene encoding transcriptional repressor LexA: protein MVELNLTKRQQEIFDFIRRYSDKHGYPPTVRDIGRAIGLTSSSTVHAHLANLEKIGLLRRDPTKPRAIEVLVDRAKKAASLSPPGLPLVGQVAAGQPVLAEENIEEYVDIPTIAGGEEGEFILRVHGDSMKDAGIIEGDFVVVRPQDTAKDGDIVVALVGEEATVKRFFKESDHIRLQPENETLDPIRTRDVAVLGRVVGVCRRVS, encoded by the coding sequence ATGGTCGAGCTGAACCTCACCAAGCGCCAGCAGGAGATCTTCGACTTCATCCGGCGCTACTCCGACAAGCACGGGTATCCGCCCACGGTGCGCGACATCGGGCGGGCCATCGGCCTGACCTCGTCCTCGACGGTGCACGCGCACCTCGCCAACCTGGAGAAGATCGGGCTTTTGCGTCGCGACCCCACCAAGCCGCGCGCGATCGAGGTGCTGGTGGACAGGGCCAAGAAGGCGGCGTCGCTGTCGCCTCCGGGCCTGCCGCTGGTGGGCCAGGTCGCCGCGGGCCAGCCGGTGCTCGCGGAGGAGAACATCGAGGAGTACGTCGACATCCCGACGATCGCCGGAGGCGAGGAGGGGGAGTTCATCCTGCGCGTGCACGGTGACTCCATGAAGGACGCGGGCATCATCGAGGGCGACTTCGTGGTGGTGCGCCCGCAGGACACCGCCAAGGACGGGGACATCGTGGTCGCGCTCGTGGGCGAGGAGGCCACGGTCAAGCGCTTCTTCAAGGAGTCCGACCACATCCGCCTCCAGCCCGAGAACGAGACGCTCGACCCCATCCGCACACGCGACGTCGCCGTGCTCGGTCGCGTCGTGGGCGTCTGCAGGAGGGTGTCGTGA